The Reichenbachiella carrageenanivorans region TTAGGCGGTTCTTTTTTTGTTTCATCTAAATCTTATTTCTTAAATCAATTCATTTTGAACCCTGCACATTTAATCACATTTTTGTTGGCACGTTAAACAAACATTTCAAACCCAAATGCAATCGAAATGAAGAATATTTCAGTCATCGGATCAGGCACCATGGGCAATGGTATCGCCCATGTATTTGCCCAAACAGGATATACGGTCAACCTCATAGACCTCTCCCAAGAAGCGCTTGACAAAGCCATGAGTACCATCAGTAAAAACCTCGACAGACTGATCAACAAAGAAAAAATAACCGAAGCCGACAAAACCTCCACACTCGACCGCATCACCACACACACAGATCTTGCCACGGGCGTAAAAGAAGCAGACCTAGTAGTAGAAGCAGCCACCGAAAACATGGTCATCAAGCTGGATCTATTCAAGCAAATAGATACGCTCACCAAGCCTAATTGTATATTGGCATCGAATACCTCGTCGATTTCCATCACCAAAATAGGGTCTGCTACAAACAGAAAAGACAAAGTAATAGGCATGCACTTTATGAACCCAGTGCCTGTCATGAAACTAGTAGAAGTAATCAGAGGCTATAGCACCAGTGATACAACTACGGCTATCATCATGGAGCTTTCAAAAAAACTATCCAAAGTCCCTGTAGAGGTCAACGACTACCCTGGCTTCGTAGCCAACAGAATACTGATGCCAATGATCAACGAGGCTATCTACACCCTCTACGAAGGCGTGGCTGGTGTCGAAGAAATAGACACCGTAATGAAACTCGGCATGGCACACCCAATGGGACCTTTGCAATTGGCCGATTTTATCGGTTTAGATATCTGCCTGTCTATCATGCGTGTACTACACGATGGCTTTGGCAACCCAAAGTATGCACCCTGCCCCCTATTGGTCAATATGGTAGAAGCTGGCGTACTCGGTTCCAAATCTGGCGAAGGATTTTATCAATATACACCAGGATCTAAAGATCTGGTAGTTTCCACTCAATTTCAAAAATAAGTAATGGCGAAGGCAAGGAAAGCAAAATCTTCAAAGAGCAATAGTAAAGGATCAGGATCGGGTGTCAATGGGTCGGCCATTGTCCTTATTATTGGCATTATTGTAATGGTAGGTCTCTACTGGATCAATCAAAACCCAGATTGGAGTGGGGAGCTCAAGAAAATCACAAATGGGATTGAGCTAGAGCAAAAAAAGGATTCAGAAAAAAAGACCGCCCCCTTGCCCACCAGCCAGCCCAAAAAACCTGATCCCAAACAAAAAACAACAGCGTCTGCAAAACCCGCTCAGAAAAAGTTTGAGGAAAATAAAATCGACGCACTGAATGGTGCAAAAGAAACTGTACAGACCAATGAAAATTTACCTGTTTACAGCAAAGACGATAACTACTACTACTCCTCTAGTTTCGACTTCACCTGGCCTGCATACACGCAAGAAGACGCCATTATAGAACATGCGCATTACACCCTAAGGTACAATGAAAAAACCGAGCAGGCCGATTGGGTAGCCTACACTTTGAAAAAGGTAAATCTGGACAACTCCAAATTTAGCCGTACCGACAATTTCCGAGAAGACCCAGATGTGAAGACTAAATCTGCAGCACTGGCTGATTATAAGGGTTCTGGCTACGACAGAGGTCACCTAGCTCCCGCAGCTGATTTTGGCTGGACCAAAGAAGGCATGAGCGAATCTTTCTACATGAGCAATATGAGTCCACAAGAGCCTAGTTTCAACCGTGGAATATGGAAAAAGCTAGAAGAGCGAGTCAGAGACTGGGCTAAAAGCAACGAGGAAATCTATGTAGTAACTGGGCCAATTTATTTCGGGAAAGGAGAAAAAATAGGTAAAAACAAAGTAGTGGTACCCGATCAATACTACAAAGTAGTATTAGAACTCAATGGCAAAGAAGTAAAAGGTATAGGATTTATCCTCGACAACGAAAAATCTTCAAAAGACCTCAGTGTCTATGCCATGAGCATAGACGAAGTGGAAAAAGCCACTGGACTCGACTTCTTTCCATCTATTCCCGATCAGCTAGAAAATCAAATCGAGCAAACGTACAATTATACACTATGGAAATAAAAAGAAGTATTACTTACAATACTTCTTTTCTGCAGCGCTGGCTTCTTTTACTCCCAAGTCTTTGGCTGACTTGAAATCCGCACAAGCACTTTTGTTTCGGCTGCTTTGCATTTTGATAGCTCCACGATATAGATAGGCTTCGCCGAGCTCTCTGTCCAGGTTGATGGCATTGTTATACGCTGTTAGTGCTTCTGCAAACATGCCTAGCTGGTGTCTGGATCTGCCCAACCAAAAATGAGCCTGTGCCAGATTGACATTTTCTTTCACTGCTAACTCTGCGTAATATTTAGCTTTCTCGAATTTTTGATCTCTATAGTAGTACTTGGCCAAGCTCAAAAGTGCCGAAGTATTTTTCTTATCTATTTCTAATACCGCTTCAAAATCTTCAAACGCTTTCTGAAACTTACCTAACTCCTCGTAAGACCTACCTCTATTATAGATAGATTTTACATGAGTAGGATGCAATCCGATATACTCATCATATGCTTTGATCGCCTCTGAGTACTTGCCTTCATTATACAGTTCATCCCCCTTAGATCGTTCTTCATTCTCACACGCAAATAGCACCACTGCGAGTACTAAGATCATCAATTGTTTCATTTTATGATTTTTTCTGCAAACTTATAGTGAATACTTAAAAAAGGAGAAGATATCGAATCAATTTGACGAAAGAATTGAAGCCTTTATAGACACAACTTGCATAGGATCTTTGGGGTCATTCGAGTAGATCGTAATTGATTTATTTTGATTACCCTTTCTACCTGTGGCATCAAAAGTTCCTTTCAGCGTCACAGACTTCCCAGGTTTTATTTCGGTTTTAGGCAAGTCAGCCACAAAGCAAGCACAGTTAGATTTTACTTTTCTGATTTCCAAAGCAGACTGGCCATGGTTAGTCAATACAAATTCGGCTATCGTTTTCGATCCCTCGCTTACTCTACCCAAGTCTTGCAATCTGTCCGTAATGGCCATCTTAGGGGCTTTCGCCAATTCAGCATCTGACAATGGGGCAAAATACTCACTGATCGTAGCAATCACGTTAATCTTTTTCGCAGCAGCATTAGCCTCGTTGGTATAAAACTGTATACCATGATTGTTATATCCTAGGTTGTCTTTATACACAGGGTTATAATCTATCACGACCTTTCCCACTTGCTTGGGTGCCAATACCTGCGGTTCAAATGTCAATTTGATGAAATCAGGTGCGTCATACGACTCTAAAATGACTAACGAATCCTTACTATCGTTATAGATATCAAAAGACTTTTCCACAGGTTTCTCCGTAGTAATTCTCCCCATATTGACTGACCTATTCTTAAACCTGGCATTTCCCACCTTTACCGTCATTTGCTCTTCTAGCGACTTCACTTTCGGAATTACTTTGCCTTGAATAAAGGCATTGACTACCGCAGGGTCTCCATTGGTAGTTATAGTCAATGATTTCCTGAAATTGCCTGGGCGGTTTCTTGGGTTATACTGAGCTTTCACAAATCCTCTTTCACCTGGCATTACTGGTTCTTTAGACCAGCCTGGCGTGGTACATCCACAAGAAGCGCGTACATTACTAATCACCAAGGGTGCAGTCCCTTTATTTTCGAATTCAAATTCATGAATAGCCAGTCCATCTTCTTCTTGGATTTCTCCAAAATCATATTCTCTTTCGAGAAATTCCAACCTACCTTTTTCTTGTGCAAGAAGCAGGTTGACACTAAAAAGAAAGAGAGAAAAAAACGTGTATTTTATAATGTAGGACATGGTATTTTATGAATTATTCATTGCAAATAAACAATAATGTCTTAACGTAGCAAAGGGAAATAATTTTATTAATTTGCGCAAAAATTAACTATGGCAAGAGTATTAACAGGAATTCAAAGTTCGGGCAGACCACACCTTGGCAACCTACTAGGTGCCATCATACCTGCCATCGAACTAGCAAAAAGTGAGAATCAAGAATCGTTACTTTTCATTGCAGATCTACACTCTTTTACTACCATCAAAGACCCTGCAACAAGAAAAGAAAATGTAATGTCTATCGCCGCTTCTTGGCTGGCTTGCGGACTAGACACCTCCAAGTCCATTTTCTATAGGCAATCTAAAATCCCCGAAGTATGCGAGCTCACTTGGTACCTCAATTGTATCACCCCTTACCCAATGCTCGCCAATGCACATTCATTTAAGGACAAATCTGACCGCCTATCAGACGTAAATGCAGGCCTATTCGACTACCCTGTGCTCATGGCAGCAGACATCCTCATGTATGATGCCGAACTAGTGCCCGTAGGCAAAGACCAACGGCAACATATAGAAATGACTCGCGACATTGCCAAGGCATTCAATCATCAATTTGGCGAAATTTTCGTCTTGCCTGAAGCTCGAATAGGAGCCGAAATCATGACCATACCTGGCACGGATGGACAGAAGATGAGCAAATCATATGGCAATATCATTGACCTTTTTCAACCTGAGAAAAAACTCAAGAAAAACGTCATGTCTATCATCACAGACAGCACACCGATGGAAGAGCCTAAAAATCCCGACGTATGCAACGTGTATAACATCTTCAAAACCATAGCCTCAGAAGAGCAAAAAGCAGAAATGAGACGTAACTATGAAGGCGGAAACTATGGCTATGGACATGCAAAAACAGCCTTATTCGAGCTCTTACTCGAAAGATTCGCTGAAGAAAGAAAATTGTTCGATCATTACATGGCCAATGAATCGGCGATAGAACAACACCTACAAGAAGGAGAAGAAAAAGCAAGAGCCATTGCGCATGACGTATTGGCCAGAGTAAAAAACACCATAGGATTCTAAAACATCATGGAAGAGAATATCAAAAAAACCATCGATACTTGGCTAAACAGTAGTATCGACGAAGCCGACAAAACAGCACTCAAAGCACTAGTAGATAGTGGCAATGAAACCGAACTCACTGATTGCTTTTACAAGGAATTAGAATTCGGAACTGGGGGTCTCCGAGGCGTCATGGGATTGGGTAGCAATCGCATGAACAAGTACACCGTAGGCAGCGCCACCCAAGGCCTGGCCAATTACATCAATGCGCAATTCCCAAACGAAGAAGCATCCATCGCCATCGCACACGATAGCCGCAATAACAGTGATGTATTTGCTCAAATCGTAGCCGACATCTGCTCAGCCAATGGCATCAAGGTATATTTATTCGAAGCACTACGCCCCACTCCCGAACTTTCGTTTGCGATCCGCTCTCTGGGTTGCAAAAGCGGAATCGTAGTCACCGCGTCTCACAACCCAAAAGAATACAACGGCTACAAAGTATACTGGGAAGATGGCGCGCAAATCATCGCTCCTCACGACACTAAAATAATCGAAGAAGTAAGAAAGATCACAAGTTTTGATCAAATCAATTTCGACGCTAACCCAGCACTTATTGAAAAAACTGGGAAGGATATAGATGAAAAGTACTTGACGGAAATGCTCAAACTGAGCCTTTCTCCAGAAGCAATCAAAAACCAATCGGATCTTTCAATTGTCTTCTCTCCTATCCACGGCACAGGTATCACACTCGTACCACAGGCACTAGAGCGCTTTGGCTTCACCAATGTTACTATTATCGAGGAACAAGCCACCCCTGATGGTAACTTCCCAACTGTGGTATACCCTAACCCAGAAGAAAAAGAAGCATTGACTTTGGCTCTAGCCAAAGCCAAAGAAATTGATGCAGAGCTTGTGCTAGCCACCGATCCGGATGCTGACCGAGTGGGCATCGCTATTCGAACCGAAACTGGCGATTTCGAACTACTCAACGGCAACCAAACTGGTGCACTATTGATCTACTACCTATGCCTCAAATGGAAAGCTAACAACAAGCTAGACGGAAAGCAGTACGTAGTCAAAACAGTAGTAACCACCGAACTAATCAAAGACATTGCAACTCATTTTGGTGTAGAGTGCTTTGATACATTGACGGGATTCAAACACATCGCAGGGCTCATCAAAGACTTGGAAGGCAAAAAGACCTTTATTGGTGGTGGAGAAGAAAGCTACGGCTACCTGATAGGTGACTTTGTAAGAGACAAAGATGCCATTGCCTCATGTGCAATGATCGCTGAAATGGCAGCTTGGGCCAAAGACAATGGCAAATCATTAGGAGACTTACTTGAGGAAGTATACTCACAATTTGGCATGTACCTAGAGGATTTAGTTTCATTGACCAAAAAAGGCAAATCAGGCGCTGAAGAAATTCAGGAAATGATGCACCAATTCCGAACCAATACACCATCTACTTTGGCTGGTTCGGAAATCGAATGGCTTATTGACTACCAAAATTCTACCTCCACAAATTTATTAACAAGCCAAAAAGAGAAAATCGATTTTCCTTCATCAAATGTCTTGCAATTTATCACCAAAGACGGATCCAAAATATCCATGCGCCCATCTGGCACAGAACCAAAGATTAAATTCTATATGAGCGTAAGATCTGATTCAGATTCAGACAGAAGTTTTGAAGATGAGAAATTGGTGCTTCGTGCCAAAACAGACAAAATTAAAGAAGAGCTTGGTTTGCTATAAGCAACCAGCTCATTTCCTGATATTTATGACAAATAAGAATATTACTTAGAAGTAATATCTATGAAAAAAAATGTTTTGAATATATTGCAATGAAATAGTGTGATAAAATTAGAAAAGTAGCTGAGTAAAAGAAAGAACAAGACACCTTCTTTATTCATCGAAAAGTTGATTAAAATATTCTGAATATATTTATATTTCAATTCTAATGTATTTCACCACCTAAACATAAAATTATTCAAATATGGTATTGCCCTTTTTGCTCATCATTGTCGGTTTCGTTATGCTTATTAAAGGCGCCGATTTTTTAGTGAACGGAGCTTCATCTCTTGCCAAGAGATATAACGTATCGGACATTGCTATCGGTCTTACAGTAGTAGCCATGGGCACTTCTGCTCCCGAGTTGGTAGTCAACATCATATCAGGGGCATCTGGAGAAAATGATGATATCGTATTTGGAAATATTATTGGGTCTAATATCTTCAACTTATTTTTAATCTTGGGTATTGCTGCGGTGATCTACCCTCTAACTGTGCAGAAAAATGCACTCTGGAAAGAAGTCCCCTATTCATTACTAGCGACCATCGTTCTTTTCGTATTGATCAATGATCAAATGTTCTTTGGAGCAGAAGAAAACACAATGAGCTCTACGGATGGCATCATCCTTTTAGTCATGTTTATTGGCTTCTTAGCCTATGTTTTTCAAAACATGAAGCGCACTGGCGACATGGGGGGAGATATAGATGAAATTGAAATGTATGGTAGTCTCAAAACTACCATGATGATTATTTTTGGCATAGCAGGTTTAGCTATTGGAGGACAGGTTATTGTGGACAATGCCATTACCATAGCAGAATACTTCA contains the following coding sequences:
- a CDS encoding calcium/sodium antiporter, with the translated sequence MVLPFLLIIVGFVMLIKGADFLVNGASSLAKRYNVSDIAIGLTVVAMGTSAPELVVNIISGASGENDDIVFGNIIGSNIFNLFLILGIAAVIYPLTVQKNALWKEVPYSLLATIVLFVLINDQMFFGAEENTMSSTDGIILLVMFIGFLAYVFQNMKRTGDMGGDIDEIEMYGSLKTTMMIIFGIAGLAIGGQVIVDNAITIAEYFNISQKVIGLTILAAGTSLPELATTAVAAFHKKSDLAVGNIVGSNIFNLLLVLGATATLSAPISYDMDLNLDLYIVMIGTFMLFIFMFTLQKYKLDRAEGAIYLIGFVAYSVFIYMNRL
- a CDS encoding tetratricopeptide repeat protein, producing the protein MILVLAVVLFACENEERSKGDELYNEGKYSEAIKAYDEYIGLHPTHVKSIYNRGRSYEELGKFQKAFEDFEAVLEIDKKNTSALLSLAKYYYRDQKFEKAKYYAELAVKENVNLAQAHFWLGRSRHQLGMFAEALTAYNNAINLDRELGEAYLYRGAIKMQSSRNKSACADFKSAKDLGVKEASAAEKKYCK
- a CDS encoding DNA/RNA non-specific endonuclease; the protein is MAKARKAKSSKSNSKGSGSGVNGSAIVLIIGIIVMVGLYWINQNPDWSGELKKITNGIELEQKKDSEKKTAPLPTSQPKKPDPKQKTTASAKPAQKKFEENKIDALNGAKETVQTNENLPVYSKDDNYYYSSSFDFTWPAYTQEDAIIEHAHYTLRYNEKTEQADWVAYTLKKVNLDNSKFSRTDNFREDPDVKTKSAALADYKGSGYDRGHLAPAADFGWTKEGMSESFYMSNMSPQEPSFNRGIWKKLEERVRDWAKSNEEIYVVTGPIYFGKGEKIGKNKVVVPDQYYKVVLELNGKEVKGIGFILDNEKSSKDLSVYAMSIDEVEKATGLDFFPSIPDQLENQIEQTYNYTLWK
- a CDS encoding DUF1573 domain-containing protein, with translation MSYIIKYTFFSLFLFSVNLLLAQEKGRLEFLEREYDFGEIQEEDGLAIHEFEFENKGTAPLVISNVRASCGCTTPGWSKEPVMPGERGFVKAQYNPRNRPGNFRKSLTITTNGDPAVVNAFIQGKVIPKVKSLEEQMTVKVGNARFKNRSVNMGRITTEKPVEKSFDIYNDSKDSLVILESYDAPDFIKLTFEPQVLAPKQVGKVVIDYNPVYKDNLGYNNHGIQFYTNEANAAAKKINVIATISEYFAPLSDAELAKAPKMAITDRLQDLGRVSEGSKTIAEFVLTNHGQSALEIRKVKSNCACFVADLPKTEIKPGKSVTLKGTFDATGRKGNQNKSITIYSNDPKDPMQVVSIKASILSSN
- the trpS gene encoding tryptophan--tRNA ligase; this encodes MARVLTGIQSSGRPHLGNLLGAIIPAIELAKSENQESLLFIADLHSFTTIKDPATRKENVMSIAASWLACGLDTSKSIFYRQSKIPEVCELTWYLNCITPYPMLANAHSFKDKSDRLSDVNAGLFDYPVLMAADILMYDAELVPVGKDQRQHIEMTRDIAKAFNHQFGEIFVLPEARIGAEIMTIPGTDGQKMSKSYGNIIDLFQPEKKLKKNVMSIITDSTPMEEPKNPDVCNVYNIFKTIASEEQKAEMRRNYEGGNYGYGHAKTALFELLLERFAEERKLFDHYMANESAIEQHLQEGEEKARAIAHDVLARVKNTIGF
- a CDS encoding 3-hydroxybutyryl-CoA dehydrogenase gives rise to the protein MKNISVIGSGTMGNGIAHVFAQTGYTVNLIDLSQEALDKAMSTISKNLDRLINKEKITEADKTSTLDRITTHTDLATGVKEADLVVEAATENMVIKLDLFKQIDTLTKPNCILASNTSSISITKIGSATNRKDKVIGMHFMNPVPVMKLVEVIRGYSTSDTTTAIIMELSKKLSKVPVEVNDYPGFVANRILMPMINEAIYTLYEGVAGVEEIDTVMKLGMAHPMGPLQLADFIGLDICLSIMRVLHDGFGNPKYAPCPLLVNMVEAGVLGSKSGEGFYQYTPGSKDLVVSTQFQK
- a CDS encoding phospho-sugar mutase, with amino-acid sequence MEENIKKTIDTWLNSSIDEADKTALKALVDSGNETELTDCFYKELEFGTGGLRGVMGLGSNRMNKYTVGSATQGLANYINAQFPNEEASIAIAHDSRNNSDVFAQIVADICSANGIKVYLFEALRPTPELSFAIRSLGCKSGIVVTASHNPKEYNGYKVYWEDGAQIIAPHDTKIIEEVRKITSFDQINFDANPALIEKTGKDIDEKYLTEMLKLSLSPEAIKNQSDLSIVFSPIHGTGITLVPQALERFGFTNVTIIEEQATPDGNFPTVVYPNPEEKEALTLALAKAKEIDAELVLATDPDADRVGIAIRTETGDFELLNGNQTGALLIYYLCLKWKANNKLDGKQYVVKTVVTTELIKDIATHFGVECFDTLTGFKHIAGLIKDLEGKKTFIGGGEESYGYLIGDFVRDKDAIASCAMIAEMAAWAKDNGKSLGDLLEEVYSQFGMYLEDLVSLTKKGKSGAEEIQEMMHQFRTNTPSTLAGSEIEWLIDYQNSTSTNLLTSQKEKIDFPSSNVLQFITKDGSKISMRPSGTEPKIKFYMSVRSDSDSDRSFEDEKLVLRAKTDKIKEELGLL